The Metallosphaera hakonensis JCM 8857 = DSM 7519 genome includes the window CTGTGGACCTCACGTCTCCCGCCAATTGAATCAGGCCCAGGGGTACGGGTATAAAGCCAAAGCTTCTAAGATACCCACTACCGGTTGGGTTACTTGGCCTGATGAATATAACTTTCATGGTTATATTTGGGCTCAAATCATTAAAAACTTTAGTATTAACTAAAGGATAATTAGATATGGAATAGTCTGCTATCTCACTCATATTTCTTGAGTCTTCATGTTAATGATTGAATCATAATGACTCCAGAGATCGAATGATAGTCTTGAACACTGTAATCTTTACTAGAAAATGTTGTAGATTGTCCACTTAAATCAAAATCTCAACTAATCTTGGCTTGTCATGGCGAGAAGCTAACATATGCTTTGTGTATAGCTTCAATTTTCCCAGGTGTCAAGTTCATAGGTTCTCTTAAATTCTGAATCCTACGTTGAATTAAAAGTGGATTTTACGTTAACCTTGATAAAATTGAAGTAATCCAGAAAGGCCTGAAGAAAAGGCGGTTTATACGTTCGAGAATCCTTGGTTCTTTTGTAATTCTGAAATCTCATCCGAATTAAGATAATTCGGTGAAGGGCTATTATTCACATCGAGAAGAGGGATTTACAAATATTGCTCCCAAAAGAGATATTCACAACCTTACCTCCTGTCTCTCCTCGGTTTTCTCTTACGATCCACGATCGATTTTTTAATCTTATCTTACAGAAACAAATAGAAATAGTATGTATCCCTGGATTGCCCAGGAACATAGGGAATAAGATTATATTCTTATGCGATAAACCAATTCTCGTGTCTACGGTTTACGGTATACGAATCCCAAAGAAGCTGAGGGAGTTAATGGCATCTGTAGACATTGATTGGCAAAAGGAGATAAGCGGATTCATAGAGGCGAGGGCCAAGAAGGCGTTAATGAGCAAATACCTTGAGGAGAGTAGGGAGAAGTTAGAGAAGATGAAGAATATAGATAACGCAGAGCTAATAAGAGAGGATAGGGAAAGTTGATACTTGACTCCTCAGCTATTGCTTCACTCTTTTTTAGAGACGACTTTACGGAAAAGGTTACACAAATAGTAGAAAGAGCTGACGAAGAGCTTATCACGCTTGATTTTTCCTTGGCGGAAATTTCAAACGTAGCATGGAAGAGGATGATCATATTCAATGAGGACAAGGCTGTTATATTGAAACAGTTACGGAACAGCCTAAACTTCATCAAGACTCTGTCTAGTATAGTGAGGATGGAAGACATCATGGAGGGAGCAATTAACTTAGCCGTTAATCAAAGGGTACCGTTTTACGACTCTGCCTTTCTTTAGCGTCTGAAAGAAACATGACGTTACTTACGACTGATAAGAAACTCTATAGTCTCGCCAATGCTGATTTGAAGAAGCATATACGTCTTCCCTAGATTTTAATGTTGTGAGTTCTTTTAAAAAGAAGTAAACTGTTCTGCCAAGTCTCGGTCAGGGGACGATTCAGGTGTCAATTGCGAATAGTAATTATGACAAAGGTGGATTAAATAATGGAAATTGTTAATTGCGAATCCCTACATAGTAAATACTAGATTATTCAATTAAATTCATTCTATTTCGCTAAATAAACTGAACTCCCAAAGGAGACGCGAATTGTCCCCACTACAACCTATTGGTCTGTTTTCTCATAATCGTAATAATATTATAATCTTACTTATTCTTCCAATTATAGCAGAAATATATCCAGCAATTTCTTTATTGGATTGCCCTAATTCATGACAAAATATTGCAATTCGCAATGGACTCCTGAATCGCCCCGAAGCGAGGAGAGTAGCGGTTTATATATGACTAAAAGTAATTTTTATTAATGGAAGAGGGATCGATGCACATCTTAGAGAGCGAGCATCTGAAGTATTTAACGAAGGTTTTCGAATTGGCTTTACGTGAAGTTGAAAGTAGGTTGACGGAAGAGAAGGGTTTTCTCTCGGTGGAGTACGAACTATATCCCTTTGACTCGGAGAGAATAGTAATTACGGCAAGTAATAGAAAGATAGGAGAGGATGTGGAAGAAGGTGAAATGCGTATTCCGGTAGTGGACCCAAAAACATATTCTCTGTCCATCGAAAACCTTAGAATAGAAGGGGAAAGTAAACTTACAGGAGATGCGTATTGTTTCATGTGGAACGGTCCTCTAGTCGGTGTGGCTACTGAAGTTTACAGGGT containing:
- a CDS encoding type II toxin-antitoxin system VapC family toxin, with translation MILDSSAIASLFFRDDFTEKVTQIVERADEELITLDFSLAEISNVAWKRMIIFNEDKAVILKQLRNSLNFIKTLSSIVRMEDIMEGAINLAVNQRVPFYDSAFL